A region of Salmo salar chromosome ssa17, Ssal_v3.1, whole genome shotgun sequence DNA encodes the following proteins:
- the LOC106575679 gene encoding tomoregulin-2, whose product MHLRAGRHERRRPPSWIWTRFDRVWLAAMTVVMWIPMRPLQAFPTASLSLCQTPTGWNCSDSEERDSVFQCDTDSCQYDGKCLKIAETMTCICDFKCSADYSPVCGSNNHRYQNECFLRREACQLQTEIYTASLGPCPTDAGSGSGDGGEGVSLPESSGEAGVGLRDSSCEMCQFGSECDEDAEDVWCVCNIDCSHISFNPVCASDGRSYDNPCQVKEASCQRQERIEVTHLGHCHGEEVRDLYIPCPSRYRNYCLHGDCQYPDNLGPPSCSCHAGFSGPQCEQKDYNVLFVVPGSGKIRYVLIASVIGALQITIITLVVLCVTRKCPGKKRKSVQKQSGALYDTDSTLHTATLTI is encoded by the exons ATGCATCTCCGAGCAGGGCGTCACGAGCGCAGACGCCCGCCGTCGTGGATATGGACAAGGTTTGACCGGGTTTGGCTCGCTGCCATGACGGTTGTGATGTGGATACCGATGAGACCGCTCCAAGCTTTTCCCACCGCTTCCCTCAGCCTCTGTCAGACTCCTACCGGCTGGAACTGCTctg attcAGAGGAGAGGGACTCTGTCTTCCAGTGTGACACAGACTCCTGTCAGTATGACGGGAAGTGTCTAAAGATAGCAGAGACCATGACCTGCATCTGTGACTTTAAG tgtagtGCAGATTATTCCCCGGTGTGTGGTTCCAACAATCACAGATATCAGAATGAGTGTTTTCTGAGACGAGAAGCCTGTCAGCTTCAGACAGAGATATACACTGCATCTCTGGGCCCTTGTCCTACAG ACGCTGGTTCAGGATCAGGTGATGGTGGCGAAGGTGTTTCTCTCCCAG agagTTCTGGAGAGGCTGGTGTGGGACTGAGGGACTCGTCCTGTGAGATGTGTCAGTTTGGATCGGAGTGTGATGAAGACGCAGAAGATGTatg gtgtgtgtgtaacatcgaCTGTTCCCACATCAGTTTCAACCCTGTGTGTGCTTCGGACGGCCGTTCCTATGACAACCCCTGTCAGGTAAAGGAGGCCTCGtgtcagagacaggagaggatcGAGGTCACACACCTGGGCCACTGCCacg gggaggaggtgagggacctGTACATCCCCTGTCCTTCCCGCTACAGGAACTACTGTCTCCATGGAGACTGTCAATACCCTGACAACCTGGGCCCGCCCTCCTGTAGCTGCCATGCAGGGTTCAGCGGGCCCCAGTGTGAGCAGAAGGACTACAACGTTCTGTTTGTGGTTCCTGGTTCTGGAAAGATCCGCTATGTTCTCATCGCCTCCGTCATCGGAGCGCTGCAGATCACCATTATCACCCTGGTGGTGCTGTGTGTCACAAg GAAGTGTCCTGGGAAGAAGAGGAAGTCTGTCCAGAAACAGAGTGGGGCTCTGTACGATACAGACAGCACGCTCCACACTGCTACTCTTACCATCTGA